In one Drosophila pseudoobscura strain MV-25-SWS-2005 chromosome X, UCI_Dpse_MV25, whole genome shotgun sequence genomic region, the following are encoded:
- the ect gene encoding dentin sialophosphoprotein isoform X1, with amino-acid sequence MKFVILLCVLSALLLQIEASPVQLLSRSERAVARQQAVNNDVAPAAAPASDDDDEDDDEDDDDDEPDLGDLIDDDDVLLISGLSDDDEEEDDDDEEEDDTPQGQAAPAATASDDDEEDDDDDDYLDRLFDDILGDDDDEDDDDEVAPAASAQQSSVAASPAQALEEVAPAASSVSSGISDGVDLPAESGNAVEAAASGNAAEDISAAAAAAPATAASGSSSNNEGIAGDDDEEADDDEDDDDDDIIGDDIIEARREARDLKNNVIDMSTDAFQARHNHFIDAIFSRINRIVSDNYDPFVVRLAGRSAPTTAGSATTVKATNKNKANKAGGHKKLKNTRSEPRASGSVRGSGNNQAKEEDAGKLQEQLMQLQSELAIKAIEKKPVASDQATASAAPASATATATATATDSDSPKAEVRTVSGGKSGQKKSTSTNAAGGSTQSHKHSTNKKASGTTAVKSGNYNQPAGASKAGDVEKLQKAEGSLSGLASLKRVGNVKVISDAEGRNSTIKAKFTLGPLILRVEKSFKRGSVRSVKSATARTNEMIGRIKFSVVDDRATLMSIKVQQPKQVEVESKDNHDRTREFVWRRTPKIAKLVNEKLKLAAESLFAPQGVEVVRL; translated from the exons ATGAAGTTCGTTATATTGCTGTGCGTGCTGAGTGCGCTGCTCCTCCAGATCGAGGCCTCGCCGGTGCAGCTGCTGTCCAGGAGCGAGCGGGCGGTGGCCCGCCAGCAGGCGGTCAACAACGATGTGGCCCCGGCCGCGGCCCCGGCCagcgacgatgacgacgaagatgatgacgaggacgacgatgatgatgagccGGATCTAGGAGATCTGATCGATGACGATGACG TTCTTTTGATTTCGGGACTTtcagatgatgatgaggaggaggacgatgacgacgaggaggaggacgacacGCCACAGGGACAGGCTGCCCCAGCGGCCACGGCCAGCGATGatgacgaggaggatgacgatgacgatgattaTCTGGACAGGCTGTTCGACGACATCCTGGGAG atgatgatgatgaggacgacgatgacgaggtcGCTCCCGCTGCCAGTGCCCAGCAGAGCTCCGTTGCCGCTTCGCCAGCCCAGGCCTTGGAGGAAGTGGCTCCCGCCGCCTCCTCGGTCAGCTCCGGCATCTCCGATGGCGTCGATCTGCCCGCCGAGTCCGGCAACGCTGTAGAGGCCGCCGCCTCCGGCAACGCCGCCGAGGACATTtccgcagccgcagcggcagccccCGCCACGGCAGcctccggcagcagcagcaacaacgaag GTATAgccggcgacgacgacgaggaggccgacgatgatgaggacgacgacgatgatgatatCATTGGGGACGATATCATCGAGGCCCGGCGCGAAGCAC GTGACCTCAAGAACAACGTCATCGACATGTCTACGGATGCGTTCCAGGCGCGGCACAACCACTTCATCGATGCCATCTTCTCGCGTATCAATCGCATTGTATCCGACAATTACGATCCCTTCGTGGTGCGCCTGGCCGGACGCTCGGCCCCGACCACCGCGGGCAGTGCCACAACGGTGAAGGCCACCAACAAGAACAAGGCCAACAAGGCCGGCGGACACAAGAAACT CAAGAACACACGCTCCGAGCCAAGGGCCAGCGGCAGCGTCAGAGGCAGTGGAAACAATCAGGCAAAGGAGGAGGACGCCGGCAAATTGCAGGAGCAATTGATGCAATTACAGTCCGAGCTGGCCATCAAAGCCATCGAAAAGAAGCCCGTTGCCTCTGACCAGGCCACAGCctctgctgcccctgccagtgccactgccacagccacagccactgccactgattCCGATTCACCAAAAGCGGAAGTGCGAACCGTGTCCGGAGGCAAAAGCGGCCAAAAGAAGTCCACTTCCACGAACGCGGCAGGCGGCTCCACCCAGAGCCACAAGCACAGTACCAACAAAAAGGCCTCGGGTACGACGGCAGTGAAATCTGGTAACTACAATCAGCCCGCGGGTGCCAGCAAGGCCGGAGATGTCGAGAAGCTGCAGAAGGCCGAGGGCAGTCTCTCGGGGCTGGCCTCCCTCAAGCGGGTGGGAAACGTGAAGGTGATTAGCGATGCGGAGGGACGAAACTCCACGATTAAGGCCAAGTTCACGCTGGGTCCGCTGATCCTGCGCGTGGAGAAGTCCTTCAAGCGCGGCAGCGTGAGGAGCGTGAAGAGCGCCACGGCCAGGACCAACGAGATGATCGGACGCATCAAGTTCAGTGTGGTGGACGATCGGGCCACCCTCATGTCCATCAAGGTGCAGCAGCCCAAGCAG gtggaggtggagagcAAGGACAATCACGATAGAACACGCGAGTTCGTGTGGCGCCGCACGCCAAAAATCGCCAAATTGGTCAACGAGAAGCTCAAATTGGCCGCCGAATCGCTGTTTGCGCCGCAGGGCGTTGAGGTTGTACGGCTCTAA
- the ect gene encoding ankyrin repeat and KH domain-containing protein mask isoform X3 → MKFVILLCVLSALLLQIEASPVQLLSRSERAVARQQAVNNDVAPAAAPASDDDDEDDDEDDDDDEPDLGDLIDDDDVLLISGLSDDDEEEDDDDEEEDDTPQGQAAPAATASDDDEEDDDDDDYLDRLFDDILGDDDDEDDDDEVAPAASAQQSSVAASPAQALEEVAPAASSVSSGISDGVDLPAESGNAVEAAASGNAAEDISAAAAAAPATAASGSSSNNEGDLKNNVIDMSTDAFQARHNHFIDAIFSRINRIVSDNYDPFVVRLAGRSAPTTAGSATTVKATNKNKANKAGGHKKLKNTRSEPRASGSVRGSGNNQAKEEDAGKLQEQLMQLQSELAIKAIEKKPVASDQATASAAPASATATATATATDSDSPKAEVRTVSGGKSGQKKSTSTNAAGGSTQSHKHSTNKKASGTTAVKSGNYNQPAGASKAGDVEKLQKAEGSLSGLASLKRVGNVKVISDAEGRNSTIKAKFTLGPLILRVEKSFKRGSVRSVKSATARTNEMIGRIKFSVVDDRATLMSIKVQQPKQVEVESKDNHDRTREFVWRRTPKIAKLVNEKLKLAAESLFAPQGVEVVRL, encoded by the exons ATGAAGTTCGTTATATTGCTGTGCGTGCTGAGTGCGCTGCTCCTCCAGATCGAGGCCTCGCCGGTGCAGCTGCTGTCCAGGAGCGAGCGGGCGGTGGCCCGCCAGCAGGCGGTCAACAACGATGTGGCCCCGGCCGCGGCCCCGGCCagcgacgatgacgacgaagatgatgacgaggacgacgatgatgatgagccGGATCTAGGAGATCTGATCGATGACGATGACG TTCTTTTGATTTCGGGACTTtcagatgatgatgaggaggaggacgatgacgacgaggaggaggacgacacGCCACAGGGACAGGCTGCCCCAGCGGCCACGGCCAGCGATGatgacgaggaggatgacgatgacgatgattaTCTGGACAGGCTGTTCGACGACATCCTGGGAG atgatgatgatgaggacgacgatgacgaggtcGCTCCCGCTGCCAGTGCCCAGCAGAGCTCCGTTGCCGCTTCGCCAGCCCAGGCCTTGGAGGAAGTGGCTCCCGCCGCCTCCTCGGTCAGCTCCGGCATCTCCGATGGCGTCGATCTGCCCGCCGAGTCCGGCAACGCTGTAGAGGCCGCCGCCTCCGGCAACGCCGCCGAGGACATTtccgcagccgcagcggcagccccCGCCACGGCAGcctccggcagcagcagcaacaacgaag GTGACCTCAAGAACAACGTCATCGACATGTCTACGGATGCGTTCCAGGCGCGGCACAACCACTTCATCGATGCCATCTTCTCGCGTATCAATCGCATTGTATCCGACAATTACGATCCCTTCGTGGTGCGCCTGGCCGGACGCTCGGCCCCGACCACCGCGGGCAGTGCCACAACGGTGAAGGCCACCAACAAGAACAAGGCCAACAAGGCCGGCGGACACAAGAAACT CAAGAACACACGCTCCGAGCCAAGGGCCAGCGGCAGCGTCAGAGGCAGTGGAAACAATCAGGCAAAGGAGGAGGACGCCGGCAAATTGCAGGAGCAATTGATGCAATTACAGTCCGAGCTGGCCATCAAAGCCATCGAAAAGAAGCCCGTTGCCTCTGACCAGGCCACAGCctctgctgcccctgccagtgccactgccacagccacagccactgccactgattCCGATTCACCAAAAGCGGAAGTGCGAACCGTGTCCGGAGGCAAAAGCGGCCAAAAGAAGTCCACTTCCACGAACGCGGCAGGCGGCTCCACCCAGAGCCACAAGCACAGTACCAACAAAAAGGCCTCGGGTACGACGGCAGTGAAATCTGGTAACTACAATCAGCCCGCGGGTGCCAGCAAGGCCGGAGATGTCGAGAAGCTGCAGAAGGCCGAGGGCAGTCTCTCGGGGCTGGCCTCCCTCAAGCGGGTGGGAAACGTGAAGGTGATTAGCGATGCGGAGGGACGAAACTCCACGATTAAGGCCAAGTTCACGCTGGGTCCGCTGATCCTGCGCGTGGAGAAGTCCTTCAAGCGCGGCAGCGTGAGGAGCGTGAAGAGCGCCACGGCCAGGACCAACGAGATGATCGGACGCATCAAGTTCAGTGTGGTGGACGATCGGGCCACCCTCATGTCCATCAAGGTGCAGCAGCCCAAGCAG gtggaggtggagagcAAGGACAATCACGATAGAACACGCGAGTTCGTGTGGCGCCGCACGCCAAAAATCGCCAAATTGGTCAACGAGAAGCTCAAATTGGCCGCCGAATCGCTGTTTGCGCCGCAGGGCGTTGAGGTTGTACGGCTCTAA
- the ect gene encoding dentin sialophosphoprotein isoform X2 yields MKFVILLCVLSALLLQIEASPVQLLSRSERAVARQQAVNNDVAPAAAPASDDDDEDDDEDDDDDEPDLGDLIDDDDDDDEEEDDDDEEEDDTPQGQAAPAATASDDDEEDDDDDDYLDRLFDDILGDDDDEDDDDEVAPAASAQQSSVAASPAQALEEVAPAASSVSSGISDGVDLPAESGNAVEAAASGNAAEDISAAAAAAPATAASGSSSNNEGIAGDDDEEADDDEDDDDDDIIGDDIIEARREARDLKNNVIDMSTDAFQARHNHFIDAIFSRINRIVSDNYDPFVVRLAGRSAPTTAGSATTVKATNKNKANKAGGHKKLKNTRSEPRASGSVRGSGNNQAKEEDAGKLQEQLMQLQSELAIKAIEKKPVASDQATASAAPASATATATATATDSDSPKAEVRTVSGGKSGQKKSTSTNAAGGSTQSHKHSTNKKASGTTAVKSGNYNQPAGASKAGDVEKLQKAEGSLSGLASLKRVGNVKVISDAEGRNSTIKAKFTLGPLILRVEKSFKRGSVRSVKSATARTNEMIGRIKFSVVDDRATLMSIKVQQPKQVEVESKDNHDRTREFVWRRTPKIAKLVNEKLKLAAESLFAPQGVEVVRL; encoded by the exons ATGAAGTTCGTTATATTGCTGTGCGTGCTGAGTGCGCTGCTCCTCCAGATCGAGGCCTCGCCGGTGCAGCTGCTGTCCAGGAGCGAGCGGGCGGTGGCCCGCCAGCAGGCGGTCAACAACGATGTGGCCCCGGCCGCGGCCCCGGCCagcgacgatgacgacgaagatgatgacgaggacgacgatgatgatgagccGGATCTAGGAGATCTGATCGATGACGATGACG atgatgatgaggaggaggacgatgacgacgaggaggaggacgacacGCCACAGGGACAGGCTGCCCCAGCGGCCACGGCCAGCGATGatgacgaggaggatgacgatgacgatgattaTCTGGACAGGCTGTTCGACGACATCCTGGGAG atgatgatgatgaggacgacgatgacgaggtcGCTCCCGCTGCCAGTGCCCAGCAGAGCTCCGTTGCCGCTTCGCCAGCCCAGGCCTTGGAGGAAGTGGCTCCCGCCGCCTCCTCGGTCAGCTCCGGCATCTCCGATGGCGTCGATCTGCCCGCCGAGTCCGGCAACGCTGTAGAGGCCGCCGCCTCCGGCAACGCCGCCGAGGACATTtccgcagccgcagcggcagccccCGCCACGGCAGcctccggcagcagcagcaacaacgaag GTATAgccggcgacgacgacgaggaggccgacgatgatgaggacgacgacgatgatgatatCATTGGGGACGATATCATCGAGGCCCGGCGCGAAGCAC GTGACCTCAAGAACAACGTCATCGACATGTCTACGGATGCGTTCCAGGCGCGGCACAACCACTTCATCGATGCCATCTTCTCGCGTATCAATCGCATTGTATCCGACAATTACGATCCCTTCGTGGTGCGCCTGGCCGGACGCTCGGCCCCGACCACCGCGGGCAGTGCCACAACGGTGAAGGCCACCAACAAGAACAAGGCCAACAAGGCCGGCGGACACAAGAAACT CAAGAACACACGCTCCGAGCCAAGGGCCAGCGGCAGCGTCAGAGGCAGTGGAAACAATCAGGCAAAGGAGGAGGACGCCGGCAAATTGCAGGAGCAATTGATGCAATTACAGTCCGAGCTGGCCATCAAAGCCATCGAAAAGAAGCCCGTTGCCTCTGACCAGGCCACAGCctctgctgcccctgccagtgccactgccacagccacagccactgccactgattCCGATTCACCAAAAGCGGAAGTGCGAACCGTGTCCGGAGGCAAAAGCGGCCAAAAGAAGTCCACTTCCACGAACGCGGCAGGCGGCTCCACCCAGAGCCACAAGCACAGTACCAACAAAAAGGCCTCGGGTACGACGGCAGTGAAATCTGGTAACTACAATCAGCCCGCGGGTGCCAGCAAGGCCGGAGATGTCGAGAAGCTGCAGAAGGCCGAGGGCAGTCTCTCGGGGCTGGCCTCCCTCAAGCGGGTGGGAAACGTGAAGGTGATTAGCGATGCGGAGGGACGAAACTCCACGATTAAGGCCAAGTTCACGCTGGGTCCGCTGATCCTGCGCGTGGAGAAGTCCTTCAAGCGCGGCAGCGTGAGGAGCGTGAAGAGCGCCACGGCCAGGACCAACGAGATGATCGGACGCATCAAGTTCAGTGTGGTGGACGATCGGGCCACCCTCATGTCCATCAAGGTGCAGCAGCCCAAGCAG gtggaggtggagagcAAGGACAATCACGATAGAACACGCGAGTTCGTGTGGCGCCGCACGCCAAAAATCGCCAAATTGGTCAACGAGAAGCTCAAATTGGCCGCCGAATCGCTGTTTGCGCCGCAGGGCGTTGAGGTTGTACGGCTCTAA
- the ect gene encoding acidic repeat-containing protein isoform X4, whose amino-acid sequence MKFVILLCVLSALLLQIEASPVQLLSRSERAVARQQAVNNDVAPAAAPASDDDDEDDDEDDDDDEPDLGDLIDDDDDDDEEEDDDDEEEDDTPQGQAAPAATASDDDEEDDDDDDYLDRLFDDILGDDDDEDDDDEVAPAASAQQSSVAASPAQALEEVAPAASSVSSGISDGVDLPAESGNAVEAAASGNAAEDISAAAAAAPATAASGSSSNNEGDLKNNVIDMSTDAFQARHNHFIDAIFSRINRIVSDNYDPFVVRLAGRSAPTTAGSATTVKATNKNKANKAGGHKKLKNTRSEPRASGSVRGSGNNQAKEEDAGKLQEQLMQLQSELAIKAIEKKPVASDQATASAAPASATATATATATDSDSPKAEVRTVSGGKSGQKKSTSTNAAGGSTQSHKHSTNKKASGTTAVKSGNYNQPAGASKAGDVEKLQKAEGSLSGLASLKRVGNVKVISDAEGRNSTIKAKFTLGPLILRVEKSFKRGSVRSVKSATARTNEMIGRIKFSVVDDRATLMSIKVQQPKQVEVESKDNHDRTREFVWRRTPKIAKLVNEKLKLAAESLFAPQGVEVVRL is encoded by the exons ATGAAGTTCGTTATATTGCTGTGCGTGCTGAGTGCGCTGCTCCTCCAGATCGAGGCCTCGCCGGTGCAGCTGCTGTCCAGGAGCGAGCGGGCGGTGGCCCGCCAGCAGGCGGTCAACAACGATGTGGCCCCGGCCGCGGCCCCGGCCagcgacgatgacgacgaagatgatgacgaggacgacgatgatgatgagccGGATCTAGGAGATCTGATCGATGACGATGACG atgatgatgaggaggaggacgatgacgacgaggaggaggacgacacGCCACAGGGACAGGCTGCCCCAGCGGCCACGGCCAGCGATGatgacgaggaggatgacgatgacgatgattaTCTGGACAGGCTGTTCGACGACATCCTGGGAG atgatgatgatgaggacgacgatgacgaggtcGCTCCCGCTGCCAGTGCCCAGCAGAGCTCCGTTGCCGCTTCGCCAGCCCAGGCCTTGGAGGAAGTGGCTCCCGCCGCCTCCTCGGTCAGCTCCGGCATCTCCGATGGCGTCGATCTGCCCGCCGAGTCCGGCAACGCTGTAGAGGCCGCCGCCTCCGGCAACGCCGCCGAGGACATTtccgcagccgcagcggcagccccCGCCACGGCAGcctccggcagcagcagcaacaacgaag GTGACCTCAAGAACAACGTCATCGACATGTCTACGGATGCGTTCCAGGCGCGGCACAACCACTTCATCGATGCCATCTTCTCGCGTATCAATCGCATTGTATCCGACAATTACGATCCCTTCGTGGTGCGCCTGGCCGGACGCTCGGCCCCGACCACCGCGGGCAGTGCCACAACGGTGAAGGCCACCAACAAGAACAAGGCCAACAAGGCCGGCGGACACAAGAAACT CAAGAACACACGCTCCGAGCCAAGGGCCAGCGGCAGCGTCAGAGGCAGTGGAAACAATCAGGCAAAGGAGGAGGACGCCGGCAAATTGCAGGAGCAATTGATGCAATTACAGTCCGAGCTGGCCATCAAAGCCATCGAAAAGAAGCCCGTTGCCTCTGACCAGGCCACAGCctctgctgcccctgccagtgccactgccacagccacagccactgccactgattCCGATTCACCAAAAGCGGAAGTGCGAACCGTGTCCGGAGGCAAAAGCGGCCAAAAGAAGTCCACTTCCACGAACGCGGCAGGCGGCTCCACCCAGAGCCACAAGCACAGTACCAACAAAAAGGCCTCGGGTACGACGGCAGTGAAATCTGGTAACTACAATCAGCCCGCGGGTGCCAGCAAGGCCGGAGATGTCGAGAAGCTGCAGAAGGCCGAGGGCAGTCTCTCGGGGCTGGCCTCCCTCAAGCGGGTGGGAAACGTGAAGGTGATTAGCGATGCGGAGGGACGAAACTCCACGATTAAGGCCAAGTTCACGCTGGGTCCGCTGATCCTGCGCGTGGAGAAGTCCTTCAAGCGCGGCAGCGTGAGGAGCGTGAAGAGCGCCACGGCCAGGACCAACGAGATGATCGGACGCATCAAGTTCAGTGTGGTGGACGATCGGGCCACCCTCATGTCCATCAAGGTGCAGCAGCCCAAGCAG gtggaggtggagagcAAGGACAATCACGATAGAACACGCGAGTTCGTGTGGCGCCGCACGCCAAAAATCGCCAAATTGGTCAACGAGAAGCTCAAATTGGCCGCCGAATCGCTGTTTGCGCCGCAGGGCGTTGAGGTTGTACGGCTCTAA